A stretch of Chloroflexota bacterium DNA encodes these proteins:
- a CDS encoding DUF4445 domain-containing protein → MDFEPLGLRSECASGETLLDAARRAGVALAAICGGTGSCGRCRVRVMAGDVSSPSETEIRRLGADAVAQGMRLACQTRVRGGVKVYVPADSLSTTQRLQVEGQAVQVTPNPPVVACAVELPPAALTDLRADAVRLRDALRGTCGFADVAVDFAALRPLADRLRAQGWRGVAHVRRVGGKAEVVRFGPPDERPLGLAVDLGTTKIAAHLVDLESGRSLAADGVMNPQIAFGEDVMARIGYAMQGEQQARELQQVVVRAIGDLAGALCRRVGRTPREVVEAVVVGNTAMHHLFLGLPVSQLGAAPYVPTESAALDVKARDVGLDIAEGAYVHLLPNVAGFVGADHVAMLLGTRIPDMEGIVLGLDIGTNTELVLKTPSRLISCSTASGPAFEGAHIRDGMRAASGAIEWVSLDDGQVHWQTVDNAPPVGICGSGVLDAVAALRRAGVLTAAGKMLDHPRVHKGADGPEFVLATPDESGHGRAVALSRKDVSAIQLAKGAIRAGIELLMAEAGVAVSDVDAVILAGAFGTYLSVDSILEIGLLPPVPASKVQQVGNAAAVGARLALVSLDERERARAIAARADYLELTILPEFPDTFAKAMLLLP, encoded by the coding sequence ATTGACTTTGAGCCGCTTGGACTGCGATCGGAGTGCGCTTCGGGCGAGACACTGCTGGACGCGGCCAGGCGCGCGGGTGTCGCGCTTGCCGCGATCTGCGGCGGAACCGGGTCGTGCGGGCGCTGTCGCGTGCGCGTGATGGCCGGCGATGTCTCGTCGCCATCCGAAACCGAGATTCGCAGACTGGGCGCTGACGCCGTTGCGCAGGGAATGCGACTGGCGTGCCAGACGCGCGTTCGCGGGGGCGTGAAGGTGTACGTCCCCGCCGATTCCCTCAGCACCACGCAGCGCCTACAGGTGGAGGGCCAGGCCGTCCAGGTTACGCCGAACCCGCCGGTTGTGGCCTGCGCTGTGGAACTGCCGCCCGCCGCCCTGACCGACCTCCGCGCCGATGCCGTTCGTCTGCGCGACGCCTTGCGCGGGACGTGCGGCTTCGCCGATGTTGCGGTGGACTTCGCGGCGTTGCGGCCATTGGCGGATCGCCTGCGGGCGCAGGGGTGGCGAGGCGTGGCGCATGTTCGCCGCGTGGGGGGCAAGGCGGAAGTGGTGCGCTTCGGCCCGCCTGATGAGCGGCCGCTGGGACTTGCGGTTGACCTGGGCACGACCAAGATCGCCGCGCACCTGGTGGATTTGGAGAGCGGGCGTTCGCTGGCCGCCGACGGCGTCATGAACCCGCAGATTGCCTTTGGCGAGGACGTGATGGCGCGCATCGGCTACGCCATGCAGGGGGAGCAGCAGGCGCGGGAGTTGCAGCAGGTTGTGGTGCGTGCCATCGGGGATTTGGCGGGCGCGCTGTGTCGGCGGGTGGGGCGAACGCCCCGTGAAGTCGTGGAAGCCGTCGTCGTGGGCAATACGGCGATGCACCACCTGTTCCTGGGCCTGCCCGTGAGCCAACTGGGCGCGGCTCCCTACGTCCCCACCGAGAGCGCCGCGCTGGATGTGAAGGCGCGCGACGTGGGCCTGGACATCGCGGAGGGGGCCTATGTGCATCTCCTACCCAACGTGGCGGGGTTTGTGGGCGCCGATCATGTGGCGATGCTCCTGGGCACGCGCATACCGGACATGGAAGGCATCGTGCTGGGCCTTGACATCGGCACCAATACGGAACTGGTGCTGAAGACGCCGTCGCGACTCATCAGTTGCTCCACGGCGTCGGGGCCGGCCTTTGAGGGTGCGCATATTCGCGACGGGATGCGCGCGGCCTCGGGCGCCATAGAGTGGGTGAGCCTGGACGACGGCCAGGTGCACTGGCAGACGGTGGACAACGCGCCGCCCGTCGGGATATGCGGGTCTGGCGTGCTGGACGCGGTGGCGGCGCTGCGGCGGGCTGGCGTGCTCACGGCTGCGGGCAAGATGCTGGATCACCCCCGCGTCCACAAAGGGGCCGACGGGCCTGAATTCGTGCTGGCGACGCCGGACGAGTCGGGGCACGGGCGAGCGGTCGCGCTCTCTCGCAAAGACGTGAGCGCGATTCAACTGGCGAAGGGGGCCATTCGCGCGGGCATTGAACTGCTGATGGCCGAGGCGGGCGTCGCCGTTTCCGATGTGGATGCGGTGATCCTGGCAGGCGCGTTCGGCACGTACTTGAGTGTGGACAGCATTCTGGAAATCGGGCTTCTCCCGCCGGTGCCGGCCTCTAAGGTGCAGCAGGTGGGGAATGCGGCGGCGGTGGGCGCGCGGCTGGCGCTGGTGTCGCTGGACGAGCGGGAGCGCGCGCGTGCCATCGCAGCCCGCGCGGACTACCTGGAGTTGACGATTCTGCCCGAGTTTCCGGACACGTTTGCGAAGGCTATGCTTCTGCTGCCGTAA
- a CDS encoding ECF transporter S component has protein sequence METKSLVWNRSAAWMAAAKLALALAAALAITNMGLPQYLTGPLVNALLLLTLEWCGLSQAIVVGMVTPMGAALRGILPLPLWVMIPFIAVGNAAFVSVFRLLRGRSRIAALVAAAVVKFAWLYAAVGVLVAWPLRVAVGGEVATVAIPQALANMMRWPQLGTALAGGVIAFGVQALVGLSQRRRGRS, from the coding sequence ATGGAGACCAAGTCGCTCGTTTGGAATCGGAGTGCGGCCTGGATGGCCGCGGCGAAGTTGGCGCTTGCCCTGGCGGCGGCCCTCGCCATCACCAACATGGGGTTGCCGCAGTACCTTACCGGCCCGCTGGTCAACGCGCTGTTGCTGTTGACGCTGGAGTGGTGTGGGTTGAGTCAGGCGATTGTGGTGGGCATGGTTACGCCGATGGGCGCAGCGCTGCGGGGCATTCTGCCCCTGCCGCTGTGGGTCATGATTCCGTTCATCGCCGTGGGCAACGCGGCCTTTGTGAGCGTGTTCCGCCTGTTGCGGGGGCGCAGCCGCATCGCGGCGCTGGTGGCGGCGGCGGTGGTGAAGTTCGCCTGGCTGTACGCGGCGGTCGGGGTTCTCGTCGCATGGCCGCTGCGGGTGGCCGTCGGCGGCGAGGTGGCTACCGTCGCCATTCCGCAAGCCCTTGCCAACATGATGCGCTGGCCGCAATTGGGCACGGCTCTGGCCGGTGGGGTGATCGCGTTTGGCGTGCAGGCGCTCGTGGGGCTGAGCCAGCGCCGCCGTGGTCGTTCGTAG
- a CDS encoding SpoIIE family protein phosphatase — protein sequence MRLFVEIAWNSLAKHGEELCGDCVRVATTPQSFIVVLSDGLGSGVKANIMATLTAEIAASMFQRGASVEEVISTLVATLPECSVRKLAYATFAVLLVQRGRDAYLVEYDTPPLILIREGKIWDVPRVEREVEGRKIHEAHFLLQEGDYMVMVSDGYVHAGVGGLYRLGWGWQNIAVSVRRWAQTAGDAHSLARALSNTALRLYEGKPGDDSTAVVMRVRRTVVANVWTGPPADRSQDEAAVAKLMKARGAKVICGGTTAQIAARVLGQELRVDWVPPSKRKGGAPRARGTPPTARLDGVDLVTEGILTLGQTVSLLEHAQTANDVPPGEDAASRLARILLSADEIHFLVGTAINPNQVADVIRGESMRMLYVKELIRQLEQRNKSVTLETI from the coding sequence ATGAGGCTGTTTGTTGAGATCGCGTGGAACAGCCTGGCCAAGCACGGGGAGGAACTCTGTGGCGACTGCGTGCGCGTGGCCACGACGCCGCAGTCCTTCATTGTTGTGCTTTCGGACGGCCTTGGCAGCGGGGTGAAGGCGAACATCATGGCCACGCTCACGGCGGAGATCGCTGCCTCCATGTTCCAGCGCGGCGCGTCGGTGGAGGAGGTCATCAGCACGCTGGTCGCCACGCTGCCCGAGTGCAGCGTGAGGAAACTGGCCTACGCGACCTTCGCGGTGCTGCTGGTGCAACGAGGGCGCGACGCCTATCTCGTGGAGTACGATACCCCGCCCCTGATTCTGATTCGGGAGGGGAAGATATGGGACGTGCCCCGCGTGGAGCGTGAGGTGGAGGGGCGCAAGATTCACGAAGCGCATTTCCTTCTGCAAGAAGGCGACTACATGGTGATGGTCAGCGATGGCTACGTGCATGCGGGGGTAGGCGGGTTGTACCGCCTGGGCTGGGGCTGGCAGAATATCGCCGTGTCGGTTCGACGTTGGGCGCAGACGGCCGGGGACGCGCATAGCCTGGCGCGCGCCCTGTCCAACACGGCCCTGCGGCTGTACGAAGGGAAGCCCGGCGACGACAGTACGGCGGTGGTCATGCGCGTTCGGCGGACCGTCGTCGCGAATGTGTGGACCGGGCCACCCGCCGACCGCTCGCAGGATGAGGCCGCCGTCGCGAAACTGATGAAGGCGCGCGGGGCGAAGGTCATCTGCGGGGGGACGACCGCCCAGATCGCGGCGCGCGTGTTGGGGCAAGAACTCCGGGTGGACTGGGTGCCGCCGAGCAAACGCAAGGGCGGCGCGCCTCGGGCGCGCGGCACGCCCCCCACAGCGCGGCTGGACGGGGTGGATTTGGTTACCGAGGGCATTCTCACGCTGGGGCAGACGGTGAGCCTGCTGGAGCACGCGCAGACGGCGAACGACGTGCCTCCAGGCGAGGATGCGGCCAGCCGCCTCGCGCGAATTCTCCTCTCCGCGGACGAGATTCATTTTCTGGTGGGCACAGCCATCAACCCCAATCAGGTGGCGGATGTGATTCGGGGCGAGTCCATGCGGATGCTCTACGTCAAGGAGTTGATCCGCCAGTTGGAGCAAAGGAACAAATCGGTTACACTGGAGACGATCTAG
- a CDS encoding 4Fe-4S binding protein, producing MTHSVVSTNVARCRDCYRCVRTCPVKAVRVQSGQAQVVAELCIVCGSCVRACPQGAKSVRDDRPAVREALAAGRTLVASVAPSAPAYFGIQSFAQMEQALRALGFSAAHETAFGAEMVGHAHREVMEAEPSRWPVITSSCPVVVNLIEIYYPDLIPHLAPVVSPMIAHGRWLRQRYGEEAFLVFIGPCFAKKGEIREEAVEGVIDAALTYEELSEWLQSDAVAMPAPPDLHEHVPRANARVFPVEGGLVGTANLDTDILASEIVTTSGLSACEDVLQSIRAGTLRASLVELMACEGGCINGPGMGKDIGVYQARQRVLEYAARRQPQPLPSRSEWPPLTRTYRDKSVPLPDFTEEQIREVLHRVDKYTPEDELNCGACGYPTCRDKAIATLRGLAEATMCIPYTRKRAESLRQVIMAVTQDPVITVDTRLHIQDMSPSAEAMLRCSLPQVMGHPLDEVAPPVVLQGFESVRRTGQPIIRQRLALNGLIVEQTIVAVKDQNLIVGILRDVTEHEQQRAQLERIREETLQRTQEVVIKQMRVAHEIAQLLGETTADAKIMLSRLAKLLEEESEP from the coding sequence ATGACGCATTCCGTAGTGAGCACAAATGTCGCGCGTTGCCGCGACTGTTACCGATGCGTACGGACTTGCCCCGTGAAGGCTGTCCGAGTGCAGAGCGGGCAGGCGCAGGTCGTGGCGGAGTTGTGCATTGTGTGCGGCTCGTGCGTGCGCGCGTGCCCGCAGGGCGCCAAAAGCGTGCGCGACGACCGTCCGGCGGTGCGCGAGGCGCTGGCCGCAGGCCGAACGCTCGTCGCCAGCGTTGCGCCCTCGGCGCCGGCCTATTTCGGCATCCAGTCCTTCGCGCAGATGGAGCAGGCTCTGCGCGCGTTGGGGTTCTCGGCGGCGCACGAGACGGCCTTCGGCGCGGAGATGGTGGGCCATGCGCACCGCGAAGTGATGGAAGCCGAACCCAGTCGGTGGCCGGTGATTACCTCGTCCTGCCCTGTGGTGGTGAATCTGATTGAGATTTACTACCCCGATCTGATCCCGCATCTGGCCCCTGTGGTTTCGCCCATGATCGCGCACGGGCGTTGGCTGCGCCAGCGGTATGGCGAGGAGGCCTTTCTCGTCTTCATCGGGCCGTGTTTCGCCAAGAAGGGCGAAATCCGCGAAGAGGCGGTTGAGGGCGTGATTGACGCGGCGCTGACCTACGAGGAACTGTCGGAATGGCTGCAATCGGATGCGGTTGCCATGCCTGCGCCCCCCGATTTGCACGAGCACGTGCCCCGCGCCAATGCCCGCGTGTTCCCTGTGGAGGGGGGCCTGGTGGGCACGGCGAATCTGGACACCGATATTCTTGCGAGCGAAATCGTAACGACATCGGGGCTATCTGCCTGTGAAGACGTGCTCCAGAGCATTCGCGCCGGAACCCTGCGGGCGTCGCTCGTGGAACTCATGGCCTGCGAGGGCGGGTGCATCAACGGCCCGGGGATGGGCAAGGACATCGGCGTGTACCAGGCGCGACAGCGGGTGCTGGAGTATGCGGCGCGGCGCCAGCCCCAACCGCTGCCGTCTCGGTCGGAGTGGCCGCCGCTAACTCGGACCTATCGGGACAAAAGCGTTCCGCTGCCGGATTTTACCGAGGAGCAAATCCGCGAAGTCCTGCATCGGGTGGACAAGTACACGCCCGAAGACGAACTGAACTGTGGCGCGTGCGGCTATCCCACCTGCCGAGACAAAGCCATTGCTACCTTGCGCGGGCTTGCAGAGGCTACGATGTGCATCCCGTACACGCGCAAGCGGGCCGAGTCGCTCCGCCAGGTGATCATGGCTGTAACGCAGGACCCGGTGATTACGGTGGACACGCGGCTCCACATCCAAGACATGTCGCCCTCGGCAGAGGCGATGCTACGGTGTTCGCTCCCGCAGGTCATGGGGCACCCGCTGGACGAGGTCGCCCCGCCCGTCGTATTGCAGGGGTTTGAGTCGGTGCGCCGAACCGGCCAGCCCATCATCCGCCAGCGCCTTGCCCTCAACGGCCTCATCGTGGAGCAGACTATCGTCGCCGTGAAAGACCAGAACCTTATCGTGGGCATCCTGCGGGATGTTACCGAGCACGAGCAGCAGCGAGCCCAGTTGGAACGCATTCGCGAGGAAACGCTCCAGCGAACCCAAGAGGTGGTCATCAAGCAGATGCGCGTGGCCCACGAGATCGCGCAATTGCTGGGCGAGACGACGGCGGACGCGAAGATCATGCTGTCGCGGCTCGCCAAGTTGTTGGAGGAAGAGTCCGAGCCATGA